In Lepus europaeus isolate LE1 chromosome 19, mLepTim1.pri, whole genome shotgun sequence, the genomic window CACCATACCTCTGCCCAGTCCCTGACGCCCATGGCACCAGCTCCACACGAGAGGGAGCCAAGCCCCATGAGACTGTGGCCGGGGCAACTAGATGCCTGCTTCCTGCACAATGGAGGACAATGGCCAAGTTCAGAAATTCAGaaatgagccggcgccgtggctcaacaggctaatcctccgccttgcggcgccggcacaccgggttctagtcccggttggggcaccgatcctgtcccggttgcccctcttccaggccagctctctgctgtggctagggagtgcagtggaggatggcccaagtccttgggtcctgcaccccatgggagaccaggagaagcacctggctcctgccatcggaacagcgcggtgcgccggccgcagcacgctaccgcggcggccattggagggtgaaccaacagcaaaaggaagacctttctctctgtctctctctctcactgtccactctgcctgtcaaaaaaaaaaaaaaaaaaaaattcagaaatggaTAAAGGAATGGACACAGAGAGGAACAAGCACCACGCACTCATCTCCCTGACACCCTCGGTGGGCGCAGGCAGGCAGcactgggaggggctggtgggagCCACCTCCCTGTGATCGTGCCTGCTGTCTCTACGTGGAGGCAAACACAGCGAGCTCCAGATGTGGAGAGCAAGAGCGGCTAAGACGGCACACACACCGCGCGGCCTCACCTTCTTCACCCTGGCCTGCTCAGCCTTGGCGTCCTTCTCCGCCTTCTTGGCCAGCTTCTCCAGCTGCTTTGCTGTGAACTGCGCAGAAGCCACAGTGGCTGAGTCAGGCAGAGCCCAGCCGCCAGGCCCCACAGCCCTCCACCCCACGCTGGTTCCTGGCCACCGCCAGCTGCACCCGACCCAGAGAAGGCCAGAAGCTGCTGCCGTGCCCCTCACGGCCGCCCTGCCCTGCACAGCTGCACTAGGGAGGAAACTGCCAGTCTCTGAGGGGCCCCTCAAATGTCCCGGCCCAAACGCTGCCAGAGAGGAGGTCGGAGGACAGCAAGCCTGAGCGACGGCACAGAGGTCCACCCTCACCGAATACGGTGCAGACACTGACTTCTTGCTGGGAATCCCAGTAGAGAACCAGAGCCCCGGACCCGGCCACCCTCAGGCCTGCGACATTCCCGACTGCTCCTGTGGGCGTGTCCCCACCACAGCCTGGAGTCAGCAATGTGAGGACACTGCAGGGCCAGAGGAAACCAGCATGGCCAACCCCGCACCAGGACCTGTGAAGTCAGCCGCGGGAGGCGGCAGAGGCCAGCACGGGGGAGAGGCACTCTCGGCTGTCCCAAAAGCTCCCCTCCAACTACGACTTAAAGGTTTTAGGCCACAGTCTGAAATGCTGAGTGGGACATTAAGGCATGCACACAACACCCAGTGGTGTTGCTTAAAGCTGACACGTCTCCTGGCCGAGCCCGAGGAACCTGTGCCCACTCGGCCCCGCAGGCGGCCAGCTGCGTCACTGCCCGGCTGGCAGCCCCAGCAGAGCTCGTGGGGGCGCCCGAGCTGTGCTTCTGCGCTGAGCGGTCACTCTTACACACCTTCAGCTGGAACAGCGTATCTGTGAAGAGAGAGCAAAGTGTGAGGACGGGGACTGAGCAGCGGCAAGAACACAGGCATGGACCACACTGCTGAGGCCTCAGGGGGCCCAGCACAGCAGCGTCCATGCACGGCTCTGGTCCCCGCTAGCCACAGGGAGCCGGCATGTGCAGCCCTCCTGTACCTGGGGCTCGTTAGGAACGTGACGGCTGACCACGAAAGGTCAGCGTGAAAGGCTGGCGTGGCGCACTCAGGGTGAGCTTTGCCAATTGCACTTTgcaacccagctcctggctaacatGCGGGGAAATGGCAGGAGATGCCCCAGGCAgcggggccctgcacctacgtgggagacccagatggagctcctggctcctggctttggcctggcccagcctgggctgctgcagcaaccagtggacagaagacttctctctctcctaacGTGCGGGGAAATGGCAGGAGATGCCCCAGGCAgcggggccctgcacctacgtgggagacccagatggagctcctggctcctggctttggcctggcccagcctgggctgctgcagcaaccagtggacagaagacttctctctctcctaacATGCGGGGAAATGGCAGGAGATGCCCCAGGCAgcggggccctgcacctacgtgggagacccagatggagctcctggctcctggctttggcctggcccagcctgggctgctgcagcaaccagtggacggaagacttctctctctcctgtctcagtcactctaacttccaaataaataaataactgtctTCAAAAAAAAGGTTAGTGTGAGGACAGATGAGGTGAGCTCCAGCGACGCAACAGTGAGCGCGGCTGTGTCTTCCCCCGTGTGAAGGGTCCCACTTGACGCTGTTCACACACCAAGGAGAACGGAGAAAGTGTAAGGGGACGGCCTTCCTCGGCCACCACTTCTGAGCCAGGGGGTCTGGCCCAGGGCACGTCCTGCCCACActcagcagctgaacccactgatatcggggctggcgctgtggcggggCGGGTAAGTCCACTGACACGTGAACCTGCTTCTCACTCGCCAGGCGGAGCTGCACCGGCTGCAGAGAGAGGAACCACGATTCCCGAATGGGTTCACCACACTACAGCCTAGAGAAAACCTGGGGCAGCCAAATTCTGAGATGTCCTAAGTTAACTACAAATACGGAgtggagagagatggggaaatcACGCAGTTAACAGCTGgcggggggccggcactgtggcctagtgggttaagctgctgcctgcagtgccggcatcccatatgggcgctggttcaagtcccagctgctctacttccaatccagctccctgctatggcctgggaaagcagtggaggatggcccaggtccttgggcccctgcacctgtgtgggagacccagaagaagctcctgatcagcacagctccagccattgcagccaactaggagtgaaccagcggatggaagactctctctctctgtgtaactctttcaaataaataaatgaatctttaaaaatatattctaaaaaacaaaaacaaaaacaaaccagctGCCAGGGAAGCCAACCGGTTGTTTATGTAAACACTCAGCTAAATCCCATCGGCTCCTCCCCCACCTGGGGACCCTCCTCTCCCGGACTTCCCACTCTGCACCCCCGCCGGCCAGGGAAGGTTCAGTGTCGGCCTCGTGCTTCGCTCCCCCAGCTTTGCGAGAATATTTTCAGCTCTCGGCCTGTGGACGCTGTCCAGCTGCTGAGCGCCCGCACCTGTGACGGCCCCGCCagcccctgacacctgccctgCCGCTGGAGCGCCCTTACCTGTGACGGCCCCGCCAGCCCCCGACACCTGCCCTGCCGCTGGAGCGCCCCGTACCTGTGACGGCCCCGCCAGCCCCCGACACCTGCCCTGCCGCTGGAGCGCCCCGTACCTGTGACGGCCCCGCCAGCCCCCGACACCTGCCCTGCCGCTGGAGCGCCCCGTACCTGTGACGGCCCCGCCagcccctgacacctgccctgCCGCTGGAGCGCCCCGTACCTGTGACGGCCCCGCCAGCCCCCGACACCTGCCCTGCCGCTGGAGCGCCCCGTACCTGTGACGGCCCCGCCAGCCCCCGACACCTGCCCTGCCGCTGGAGCGCCCCGTACCTGTGACGGCCCCGCCagcccctgacacctgccctgCCGCTGGAGCGCCCCGTACCTGTGACGGCCCCGCCagcccctgacacctgccctgCCGCTGGAGCGCCCGGTACCTGTGACGGCCCCGCCagcccctgacacctgccctgCCGCTGGAGCGCCCGGTACCTGTGACGGCCCCGCCagcccctgacacctgccctgCCGCTGGAGCGCCCGGTACCTGTGACGGCCCCGCCagcccctgacacctgccctgCCGCTGGAGCGCCCCGTACCTGTGACGGCCCCGCCagcccctgacacctgccctgCCGCTGGAGCGCCCGGTACCTGTGACGGCCCCGCCagcccctgacacctgccctgCCGCTGGAGCGCCCCGTACCTGTGACGGCCCCGCCagcccctgacacctgccctgCCGCTGGAGCGCCCCGTACCTGTGACGGCCCCGCCagcccctgacacctgccctgCCGCTGGAGCGCCCGGTACCTGTGACGGCCCCGCCagcccctgacacctgccctgCCGCTGGAGCGCCCCGCACCTGTGACGGCCCCGCCagcccctgacacctgccctgCCGCTGGAGCGCCCCGCACCTGTGACGGCCCCGCCAGCCCCTGACACCTGCACCggaggaagctgaggcctgcACAGCCAACCTGGGCACAGGTGGCCCTGCCCGtcaccctccctcccaggccccgccTTCCCGCCGGGAAGCTCGGCCGGACGAGGCTGTCCGGCGGAAACCCGGGAGCACCGAGGAGCGCCGCAGAGAGCCCCGCGGGCGCTGCCCACCCTGCCCGCCCGTCACACCGGCTCCCTCGGCGCAGAGCGGccgggccaggggcaggggcccggcGCCTTCGGGCGGCCTCCGGGCCAGGGCGCGGCCGCCCCTCCGGGCTGACATTCGAGGGCTGCCGCGGCCAAGCGGACAGCGCTGGTCACGCCTTGTACCCGGGCTGCGGCGACAGGGCGAGGGGCCGGGAGGGGGCTCTCGATGCAGGCCCGGCGCCCTCCCCGCGTCCCCGGAGCTCCGGCTGCCCCTCACCGTCCATGGTCagtccggcggcggcggcggccctcGGAGCGGCGCAGCGGACGCGATCGCAGCGGCCAGCTCCGCCCCGCGGGGACTTCCGGGGTCGCCGCCCGCTTCCGGTCGCGCGGCCAGCTCTCGCGAGAGGCGGCGCCGGCGGGAACGGTTGCTGGGCGACCCGCGGCGTCCGGCCCGCGGACATGTCGCCCTTTGTGAGTCACTGGGCGCTTGGCCGCCGGGGAGGCGCCGGGGCCGCGGCCTGCGCCGGCCTCCCCTATGGGACTTTCCAAAAGCAAACCCAAGCACAGGAAAGGTACAGGCCGCGGGGCGCGGGTCCCGCGCGGGCGCCGGGCGCGGGTCTGAGCGTGTGCGTGCGTTTCAGGTGAGGAGCCGAAGCGGGGGTTCAGCTGCGCCGCCCCCAAGGGCAAGGACAGGCAGGCGGAGAGGCCCTCGCCGGAGCCCAAGCCGCCGGACAGGGCCGCCGCGAGGCCCGCGGACAGCCTGCACCTGGGGCCGGCGTCCGGGAAGCCGCAGCGGCCGTCCGCCTCGTCCGAAGGTAGAGCGGTGGGCGCGGGTGCGGGGCGCGAGGCCTCTGGCCGGCGAGGACAGGCGCAGCGGGGGCGCAGCGGGCGGCGGGCAGGAGTGAGGCTGCTCCGGGCGGTCTGTCGCGAGGGCCACCGTGCCCGCCCAGGACCCGCCCCGGGCCGGCTGCTTCCCCCCCGGGGCACCCGGGCGGGGACCGGCCGTGCCTGTCGTCCGGTGagctgcagggccaggggccgTGCGGAGGCGCGGTGGTCAGACCGGCAGGACGCGCGGGTGGACACGGCCCGGCGGGGCGGCGAGTGGAGGCCGGGGCAGGGGCCAGAGGCCGGCA contains:
- the SPATA33 gene encoding spermatogenesis-associated protein 33; the encoded protein is MGLSKSKPKHRKGEEPKRGFSCAAPKGKDRQAERPSPEPKPPDRAAARPADSLHLGPASGKPQRPSASSEEKAGPRQQLSEKRSTIPKITITRASNETLISYSSTESEEQRTIREQAECGPYQRHRNPSTIAAYNLHSQE